A stretch of DNA from Methylogaea oryzae:
CCCCTGGACCTGAAGAAGAAACACACCATCGAAGCGGTGATCGACCGCTTCAAGATCCGCCCGGACGTGGCGACGCGCCTGGCGGAATCTTTCGAAACGGCGCTGAAGCTGGCGGACGGCATGGCCATGGCGGTGTCCATGGACGACGAACCCATCGAAATCGTCTACTCGGACAAATACGCCTGCCCCCACTGCGGCTATTCCTTGAGCGAGCTGGAGCCGCGCATCTTCTCCTTCAACAACCCCAAAGGCGCCTGCCCCACCTGCGACGGGCTGGGCATCAAGCAGTTTTTCGACCCCGACCTGGTGGTGGCCGGCCACGACCTGAGCCTGTCCGGCGGCGCCGTGCGCGGCTGGGACAAGCGCAACGCCTATTACTACTACCTGATCCTGTCCCTGGCCGAACACTACCGTTTCGACCCGGACGAACCTTTCGGCCTGATCCCCAAGGACATCCGCGACGTCATCCTCTACGGCAGCGGCCGGGAGGCCATCGACTTCAAGGTGCCGACCATGAGCGGCGGCTTCCAAAAGAAGCGCCACACTTTCGAAGGCGTCATCCCCAATATGGAACGGCGCTACCGGGAGACCGACTCCGCCAGCGTGCGCGAGGACCTGGCCCGCTATCTCGCCAGCAAGCCCTGCCAGGAATGCGGCGGCGCCCGCCTCAACCGCGCCGCGCGCCACGTGTTCGTCACCGAACGCACGCTGCCGGAGCTGACCGCCCTGCCCATACGCCGCGCGGTGGACTTCTTCGACACACTGGACCTGCCCGGCCGGCGCGGCGAAGTGGCGGCCAAGATCGTCAAGGAAATCCGCGAGCGCTTGCAGTTTTTGGTGAACGTCGGCCTGGACTACCTCACCCTGGACCGCAGCGCCGACACCCTTTCCGGCGGCGAAGCCCAGCGTATTCGTCTCGCCAGCCAGGTGGGCGCCGGCCTGGTGGGGGTCATGTACGTGCTGGACGAGCCCTCCATCGGCCTGCACCAGCGCGACAACCAGCGTTTGCTGGACACCCTCATCCACCTACGCGACCTGGGCAACACCGTCATCGTGGTGGAACACGACGAAGACGCCATCCGCACCGCCGACCACGTGCTGGACATCGGCCCCGGCGCCGGCGTGCACGGCGGCGCGGTGGTCGCCCAGGGCACGCCCGGCGACATCATGGCCCACGCCGACTCGCTGACCGGCCAATACCTGTCGCGGCGGCTGTCCATCCACGTGCCGGGCCGCGAGCCGCGCTTGCCCGATCCGAAGAAACAACTGCGCATCCGCAACGCCCACGGCAACAACCTGAAAAACGTTGACGCCAGCTTCCCGGTGGGCCTGCTCACCTGCATCACCGGCGTGTCCGGCTCGGGCAAGTCCACCCTCATCAACGACACGCTGTACTGCGCCGCCGCCCGCGAACTGAACAACGCCTCCGCCTCCCCCGCGCCTTGCGACGCCATCGAAGGCCTCAACCACTTCGACAAAGTGGTGGACATCGACCAAAGCCCCATCGGCCGCACGCCGCGCTCGAATCCGGCCACTTATACCGGCCTGTTCACTCTGATCCGCGACCTGTTCGCCGCCGTGCCGGAAGCCAGATCGCGCGGCTACGGCCCCGGCCGCTTCAGCTTCAACGTCAAGGGCGGCCGCTGCGAAGCCTGCAAGGGCGACGGCGTCATCAAGGTGGAAATGCACTTCCTGCCGGACATCTACGTCCACTGCGACGTGTGCAAAGGCCGCCGCTACAACCGCGAAACCCTGGAAGTGCGCTACAAGGGCAAAACCATCCACGAAGTGCTGGACCTCACCGTGGAAGACGCCCTCGCCTTCTACTCCGCCGTCCCGCCCGTGGCGCGCAAGCTGCGCACCCTGATGGACGTGGGCCTGGGCTACATCACCCTGGGGCAGAACGCCGTCACCCTGTCCGGCGGCGAAGCGCAGCGCGTCAAGCTCGCCAAGGAACTGTCCAAACGCGACACCGGCAACACCCTCTACATCCTCGACGAACCCACCACCGGCCTGCACTTCCACGACATCCAGCAACTGCTGCAAGTGCTGCACCAGCTGCGCGACCACGGCAACACGGTGATCGTCATCGAGCACAACCTGGACGTCATCAAGACCGCCGACTGGATCGTGGACCTAGGCCCGGAAGGCGGCGACGGCGGCGGATTGATCATCGCCGAAGGCACGCCGGAGCAAATCGCGGAAAATCCCGCCTCGCATACCGGGCGGTATTTGAAGGAAGTATTGCAGCGAGACAAGGCAGCGCTTTAATCGGATGCCGGGCAGGATGCGCTAAACGAAGGGAAGCGCATGGCTCGCGATGCCGTGCATCCTTACGTCGCCACCGCGCCTGGCTTTGCCAAAGCCCGGTCCCTAGGCTGGATCGTAGCGACAGCAAAAACCCGGCAAGAGAGGTTACCCAATCGCTGGGTTTCGCCGACTCAACCCAGCCTACCAGCCGACACCGATACTCGAAAAAATAGAAACAGAGTTAATTTTCGGAATTGACGTAGAGCCGCCCATTATGGATGTCCAGATCGTCCTATTCCCCGAGACGAAGGTTGCCGCCATTGAGCATCGCGGATCGCCGTCGCTCGAGCACGACACTGTACGAAAGCTGGTCGCCTGGAAACTGGAGAATGGTTTGCGGGATCCGTTGAAGTATCGAAGCTATGGCGTTCACTACACCGACCCGCGCACCACACCGCCGTCCGAACATCGCGTCGATTTTTGCCTTTCCATTGAAGAAGATGTCGGCCAGAATCCCTATGGCATCACCAACAAGGTACTTCGCGGCGGCCGATGCGCCCGCGCGCGCGACGTTGGCGCCCGCTCGAACAACCAGGCCGCGGCCTACTTGTACGAGCAGTGGTTGCCTCGGAGCGGCGAGTCGCTTGGGGATTTCCCAATGTTCTTCCACTATGTCAACGTCGGGCCGAGTGTGCGAGAGGAAGAAATGATCACTGACGTGTATTTGCCGCTGAAGTGAACCGGCATGCGGCCTCAGCGCCATTGCCGGGTTGCGCCGACTCAACCCGGCCGACGCGCGGCGGCCTCCGAGCATCGTTGCCGGCTCGTGCCTCGAAAAATCGCTATTCGATTTTGACGGGGCGATATCCAAGATCGATTTCGTTAAAAAATTGGGGTTGTTTTATGAGAAGCCTGATTATTCTGCTGCTGGTTGCGCCCGCGTTCGTGCAGGCGGAGGAGATAAAACCTTACCAAGCCCAAGAGATTCAGCCATACCAAGCTCAGCGCGTTCCGCAACAGCGTTCGGACCAAGGCGTTCAACCGTTCGTGGCACAAGAGGTCAAACCGTATCAAGCCCAGACGGTTAAACCCGTGACCAAGGAAGAACTCGCCAGAGCGAGAATGCAAATCGAACAAGAAGCTAAGCGCATTGCGCGCACCCGGGGGGCCGCTACCACCCCTGAACAGCTGTATTGGCAGCAACAGATGATGCATCGGCAAATGGAAGCGACAAACCCCGATATCACCTACCATGGACGGTGAAAAGGCGGGCGCTGCCGGCAGCCTGGCACTGGGATGCCGGTCCCCCCGCTACGCGCCCCCCGCTGGCATGGCGGCTTAGCTCAACGGCATTGGGCGCGAGGAGGCGCCGGACTTTGCAAGCGCCATCCGCGCCACCGGTCGTAATGCCTCGTCCGCGAGCCAGCGCCGGCCTTGTCTGGCCCGCTTTTCCGCCAACGGGTAAAATCAACTGAGCAACCGTCCCCGCGCGACAGCGGCCCCTTCCCTCCCGGGCGGCATCGACACCAGGCCGCGCTTCC
This window harbors:
- a CDS encoding AraC family transcriptional regulator, with translation MDVQIVLFPETKVAAIEHRGSPSLEHDTVRKLVAWKLENGLRDPLKYRSYGVHYTDPRTTPPSEHRVDFCLSIEEDVGQNPYGITNKVLRGGRCARARDVGARSNNQAAAYLYEQWLPRSGESLGDFPMFFHYVNVGPSVREEEMITDVYLPLK
- the uvrA gene encoding excinuclease ABC subunit UvrA — its product is MDTISIRGARTHNLKNIDLDLPRDKLIVITGLSGSGKSSLAFDTIYAEGQRRYVESLSAYARQFLSMMEKPDVDHIEGLSPAISIEQKSTSHNPRSTVGTITEIYDYLRLLFARTGTPRCPEHGVSLEAQTVSQMVDHMLSQPEDSRWMLLAPVVSERKGEHLQVLEDLRGQGFIRARIDGKVYELDEAPPLDLKKKHTIEAVIDRFKIRPDVATRLAESFETALKLADGMAMAVSMDDEPIEIVYSDKYACPHCGYSLSELEPRIFSFNNPKGACPTCDGLGIKQFFDPDLVVAGHDLSLSGGAVRGWDKRNAYYYYLILSLAEHYRFDPDEPFGLIPKDIRDVILYGSGREAIDFKVPTMSGGFQKKRHTFEGVIPNMERRYRETDSASVREDLARYLASKPCQECGGARLNRAARHVFVTERTLPELTALPIRRAVDFFDTLDLPGRRGEVAAKIVKEIRERLQFLVNVGLDYLTLDRSADTLSGGEAQRIRLASQVGAGLVGVMYVLDEPSIGLHQRDNQRLLDTLIHLRDLGNTVIVVEHDEDAIRTADHVLDIGPGAGVHGGAVVAQGTPGDIMAHADSLTGQYLSRRLSIHVPGREPRLPDPKKQLRIRNAHGNNLKNVDASFPVGLLTCITGVSGSGKSTLINDTLYCAAARELNNASASPAPCDAIEGLNHFDKVVDIDQSPIGRTPRSNPATYTGLFTLIRDLFAAVPEARSRGYGPGRFSFNVKGGRCEACKGDGVIKVEMHFLPDIYVHCDVCKGRRYNRETLEVRYKGKTIHEVLDLTVEDALAFYSAVPPVARKLRTLMDVGLGYITLGQNAVTLSGGEAQRVKLAKELSKRDTGNTLYILDEPTTGLHFHDIQQLLQVLHQLRDHGNTVIVIEHNLDVIKTADWIVDLGPEGGDGGGLIIAEGTPEQIAENPASHTGRYLKEVLQRDKAAL